From Micrococcus porci, one genomic window encodes:
- the carA gene encoding glutamine-hydrolyzing carbamoyl-phosphate synthase small subunit codes for MSTPTPETALLVLEDGTVHRGRAYGARGSTLGEAVFTTGMTGYQETLTDPSYARQIVVQTAPHIGNTGVNDEDAESRAIWVAGYVVRDAARRPSNWRSQRTLDEELAAHGVVGIQDVDTRAITRALRTEGSMKAGIFSGEAAQRPEAELLAEVREQPSMAGARLAETVSAPSAYVVEPSDHGWDGEPIADVAALDLGIKAATPHHLAARGIRVHVLPADSDFAAIQAVRPDGVFMSNGPGDPATADAQVAVLREVLDAGLPYFGICFGNQIFGRALGFGTYKLPFGHRGPNQPVMDKATGRVEITSQNHGFAVDAPIGEVVEAPEARYGRVEVSHWSLNDDVVEGLRLLDRPAFSVQFHPEAAAGPHDSLGLFDRFAHTLTERRAAAPSATPEGA; via the coding sequence ATGAGCACCCCGACCCCCGAGACCGCCCTGCTGGTGCTGGAGGATGGCACCGTGCACCGCGGCCGCGCCTACGGCGCCCGCGGCTCCACGCTGGGCGAGGCCGTGTTCACCACCGGCATGACCGGCTACCAGGAGACCCTGACGGACCCCTCCTACGCCCGCCAGATCGTGGTGCAAACCGCCCCGCACATCGGCAACACCGGTGTGAACGACGAGGACGCCGAGTCCCGCGCCATCTGGGTGGCCGGCTACGTGGTGCGCGACGCCGCCCGCCGCCCCTCGAACTGGCGCTCCCAGCGCACCCTGGACGAGGAGCTCGCCGCGCACGGCGTCGTGGGCATCCAGGATGTGGACACCCGGGCCATCACGCGCGCACTGCGCACCGAGGGGTCCATGAAGGCCGGCATCTTCTCCGGCGAGGCCGCCCAGCGCCCCGAGGCCGAACTGCTGGCGGAGGTCCGCGAGCAGCCGTCCATGGCCGGCGCCCGCCTGGCCGAGACCGTCTCCGCCCCCTCCGCGTACGTCGTCGAGCCGTCCGACCACGGCTGGGACGGCGAGCCCATCGCCGACGTCGCCGCCCTGGACCTCGGCATCAAGGCCGCCACCCCGCACCACCTGGCCGCCCGCGGCATCCGCGTGCACGTCCTCCCGGCGGACTCCGACTTCGCCGCGATCCAGGCCGTGCGGCCGGACGGCGTCTTCATGTCCAACGGCCCGGGCGACCCCGCCACCGCGGACGCCCAGGTTGCCGTCCTCCGCGAGGTCCTGGACGCGGGCCTGCCGTACTTCGGCATCTGCTTCGGCAATCAGATCTTCGGCCGCGCCCTCGGCTTCGGCACCTACAAGCTGCCGTTCGGCCACCGCGGCCCGAACCAGCCGGTGATGGACAAGGCCACGGGCCGCGTGGAGATCACATCCCAGAACCACGGCTTCGCGGTGGACGCCCCGATCGGCGAGGTCGTGGAGGCCCCGGAGGCCCGCTACGGCCGCGTCGAGGTCTCCCACTGGTCCCTCAACGACGACGTCGTGGAGGGCCTGCGCCTGCTCGACCGCCCCGCCTTCTCCGTCCAGTTCCACCCCGAGGCCGCCGCCGGTCCGCACGACTCGCTCGGCCTGTTCGACCGGTTCGCCCACACGCTCACCGAACGCCGCGCCGCCGCCCCGTCCGCCACCCCCGAAGGAGCCTGA
- the aroC gene encoding chorismate synthase: MVRWLTAGESHGPALTGIVEGLPAGIPVTTQEIQDALARRRLGYGRGARMKFEQDAVTVLGGIRHGLTLGSPVAIQVGNTEWPKWEQVMAADPVPEEELAGLARNARLTRPRPGHADLTGMQKYGFDEARPLLERASARETAARVALGTVARAFLAELGVRIVSHTVAFGEAALPEPHAFPVPEDQDRLDADPVRCIDPETSAAMVAEVDAAHKEGETLGGVVEVLAYGVPIGLGSHVHWDRRLDARLAGALMGIQAIKGVQVGDGFATASRRGSAAHDGIARGADGRPRRTSDRAGGIEAGMSTGELLRVSAAMKPIATVPRALPTVDVATGAETTAHHQRSDVAAVPAAGIVAEAMVALVLADAVLEKFGGDSVAETRRNMEAFTAALPALPDAPAEQPAADHMGDPLQ, encoded by the coding sequence ATGGTGCGCTGGTTGACAGCGGGCGAGTCTCACGGCCCCGCGCTCACAGGAATCGTCGAAGGACTGCCGGCCGGGATCCCGGTCACGACGCAGGAGATCCAGGACGCGCTCGCGCGCCGTCGCCTGGGCTACGGGCGAGGCGCCCGGATGAAGTTCGAGCAGGACGCGGTGACGGTGCTCGGCGGCATCCGCCACGGGCTCACCCTCGGCTCGCCCGTGGCCATCCAGGTGGGCAACACCGAGTGGCCCAAGTGGGAGCAGGTCATGGCCGCGGATCCCGTGCCCGAAGAGGAGCTGGCGGGCCTGGCCCGCAACGCGAGGCTCACCCGCCCGCGGCCCGGCCACGCCGACCTCACCGGCATGCAGAAGTACGGCTTCGACGAGGCCCGCCCGCTGCTCGAGCGCGCGTCCGCCCGGGAGACCGCCGCACGCGTGGCCCTCGGCACGGTCGCCCGCGCGTTCCTCGCGGAGCTGGGCGTGCGGATCGTCTCTCACACCGTCGCCTTCGGCGAGGCCGCCCTGCCCGAGCCCCACGCGTTCCCCGTGCCGGAGGACCAGGACCGGCTCGACGCCGACCCGGTGCGCTGCATCGACCCGGAGACCTCCGCCGCGATGGTCGCCGAGGTGGACGCGGCCCACAAGGAGGGCGAGACCCTCGGCGGCGTCGTCGAGGTCCTGGCCTACGGCGTGCCGATCGGCCTGGGCTCCCACGTGCACTGGGACCGCCGGCTCGACGCGCGCCTGGCCGGCGCGCTCATGGGCATCCAGGCCATCAAGGGCGTCCAGGTGGGCGACGGCTTCGCCACGGCGTCCCGGCGCGGGTCCGCCGCCCACGACGGCATCGCCCGCGGCGCGGACGGGCGCCCCCGCCGCACGAGCGACCGCGCCGGCGGCATCGAGGCCGGCATGTCCACGGGCGAGCTGCTGCGCGTCTCCGCCGCCATGAAGCCCATCGCCACCGTCCCGCGCGCCCTGCCCACCGTGGACGTGGCCACCGGGGCGGAGACCACCGCCCACCACCAGCGCTCCGACGTCGCGGCCGTGCCCGCCGCCGGCATCGTGGCCGAGGCCATGGTGGCGCTCGTCCTGGCGGACGCCGTCCTGGAGAAGTTCGGCGGCGACTCCGTGGCGGAGACCCGCCGGAACATGGAGGCCTTCACGGCCGCGCTGCCCGCGCTGCCGGACGCGCCCGCCGAGCAGCCCGCCGCCGACCACATGGGCGACCCGCTGCAGTGA
- a CDS encoding shikimate kinase produces the protein MSAQPAPTDGVPSWEAMVRGLDGRLAETSRDPGPVVVLVGPMGAGKTTVGRALAEATGRVFVDSDALFEDAFGSIPAYFTSRGEPEFRRQEERVIAHVLAHPAPCVLACGGGAVLSAATRARLADPRAVVVSLQVAEPEALRRLGGGAGRPVLAGDPAGRWKAVLAERAPLYAEVADLTLDGTGHRPGDIASRIVEAIPTLPRRHTRP, from the coding sequence GTGAGCGCGCAGCCGGCCCCCACGGACGGGGTCCCCTCCTGGGAGGCGATGGTCCGGGGGCTCGACGGCCGCCTGGCCGAGACGAGCCGGGACCCCGGTCCCGTCGTCGTCCTCGTGGGGCCGATGGGCGCGGGCAAGACCACCGTCGGCCGGGCCCTCGCCGAGGCCACGGGGCGGGTCTTCGTGGACTCCGACGCCCTGTTCGAGGACGCCTTCGGCTCGATCCCCGCCTACTTCACCTCCCGGGGGGAGCCGGAGTTCCGGCGCCAGGAGGAGCGTGTCATCGCCCACGTGCTGGCCCACCCGGCCCCCTGCGTCCTCGCCTGCGGCGGGGGAGCCGTGCTCTCCGCGGCCACCCGCGCCCGCCTCGCGGATCCACGCGCGGTCGTCGTCAGCCTGCAGGTGGCGGAGCCGGAGGCGCTGCGCCGGCTCGGCGGCGGGGCCGGTCGCCCGGTGCTCGCGGGAGACCCCGCGGGACGGTGGAAGGCCGTCCTCGCCGAGCGCGCCCCGCTCTATGCCGAGGTCGCCGACCTCACCCTGGACGGCACCGGCCACCGGCCCGGCGACATCGCCTCGCGTATCGTGGAGGCGATCCCCACCCTGCCGAGGAGGCACACCCGCCCATGA
- the nusB gene encoding transcription antitermination factor NusB, whose translation MTDTPSASDAKRGTTARSRSRQRAVEILFEAEQRGTDVLQGIRTRRESTDLQVNAYTQRLVEGVVADQERVDEALTSYSRGWSLDRMPAVDRAILRVGAWELLFEDEVPDAVAVSEAVALAAALSTDESPEFVNGLLGRLQQVKPTLLA comes from the coding sequence ATGACTGACACCCCCTCCGCCTCCGACGCCAAGCGGGGGACCACGGCGCGCAGCCGCTCCCGGCAGCGCGCCGTGGAGATCCTCTTCGAGGCGGAGCAGCGGGGCACGGACGTCCTGCAGGGCATCCGGACCCGCCGTGAGAGCACCGACCTGCAGGTCAACGCGTACACCCAGCGGCTCGTCGAGGGCGTCGTCGCGGACCAGGAGCGGGTCGACGAGGCCCTGACCTCGTACTCGCGCGGCTGGTCCCTGGACCGCATGCCGGCCGTGGACCGCGCCATCCTCCGGGTGGGCGCGTGGGAGCTGCTGTTCGAGGACGAGGTCCCGGACGCCGTCGCCGTGTCCGAGGCGGTGGCCCTGGCCGCCGCCCTGTCCACGGACGAGTCGCCGGAGTTCGTGAACGGGCTCCTGGGCCGGCTCCAGCAGGTCAAGCCGACCCTGCTCGCCTGA
- a CDS encoding dihydroorotase, with amino-acid sequence MSTTVPPALLFRGAALASGRVADVLVSDGRVAAVGEVPAVDAEGASVVEAAGTVLLPGLVDLHTHLRQPGKEDAETVETGTRAAARGGFTAVHAMANSTPTADTAGVVEQVWRLGREAGWCDVHPVGAVTVGLAGEALADIGAMADSQARVRMFSDDGMCVHDAVLMRRALEYVKSFGGFVAQHAQEPRLTAGAQMNESELSGVLGLAGWPAVAEEAIIARDVLLAQHVDSRLHVCHVSTAGSVELIRWAKAQGVQVTAEVTPHHLLLTEELVRSYDPVFKVNPPLRRESDVHALRAALADGTIDTVGTDHAPHTAESKQCEWTVAAMGMTGLETALSVVQQAMVDTGLMDWSGVARAMSTEPARIAGLQDQGQADESGEPLVGAVANLVLWDPAVRRAVDPETHATRSRNSPYRGMELPGAVVHTVYRGRRVVADGELTQPVVHADAPEGRA; translated from the coding sequence GTGAGCACCACCGTCCCTCCCGCCCTCCTCTTCCGCGGGGCCGCCCTGGCCTCCGGCCGCGTGGCGGACGTCCTCGTGAGCGACGGCCGCGTCGCCGCGGTCGGGGAGGTCCCGGCCGTCGACGCCGAGGGCGCGAGCGTCGTCGAGGCCGCCGGCACGGTGCTCCTGCCCGGCCTCGTGGACCTGCACACCCACCTCCGCCAGCCCGGCAAGGAGGACGCCGAGACCGTCGAGACCGGCACCCGTGCCGCCGCCCGCGGCGGATTCACCGCCGTCCACGCCATGGCGAACTCGACGCCCACGGCGGACACCGCGGGCGTCGTCGAGCAGGTCTGGCGCCTGGGGCGCGAGGCCGGCTGGTGCGACGTCCACCCGGTGGGCGCCGTCACGGTGGGCCTGGCGGGGGAAGCCCTCGCCGACATCGGCGCGATGGCCGACTCGCAGGCGCGCGTCCGGATGTTCTCCGACGACGGCATGTGCGTGCACGACGCCGTGCTCATGCGCCGCGCCCTCGAGTACGTGAAGTCCTTCGGCGGCTTCGTGGCGCAGCACGCCCAGGAGCCCAGGCTCACCGCGGGTGCGCAGATGAACGAGTCGGAGCTCTCCGGCGTCCTCGGCCTCGCCGGCTGGCCGGCGGTCGCGGAGGAGGCGATCATCGCCCGCGACGTGCTGCTCGCCCAGCACGTGGACTCGCGCCTGCACGTCTGCCACGTGTCCACCGCCGGCTCCGTGGAGCTGATCCGCTGGGCCAAGGCGCAGGGCGTGCAGGTGACCGCCGAGGTGACCCCCCACCACCTGCTGCTCACCGAGGAGCTCGTGCGCTCCTACGACCCGGTGTTCAAGGTCAACCCGCCGCTGCGTCGCGAGTCGGACGTCCACGCCCTGCGCGCGGCGCTGGCGGACGGCACCATCGACACGGTGGGCACGGACCACGCCCCCCACACGGCGGAGTCCAAGCAGTGCGAGTGGACCGTCGCCGCGATGGGCATGACCGGCCTGGAGACCGCGCTCTCCGTGGTGCAGCAGGCCATGGTGGACACCGGCCTGATGGACTGGTCCGGCGTGGCGCGGGCCATGTCCACGGAGCCGGCCCGCATCGCCGGGCTGCAGGACCAGGGCCAGGCCGACGAGTCCGGCGAGCCGCTCGTGGGCGCCGTCGCCAACCTGGTACTGTGGGACCCGGCCGTGCGTCGCGCTGTGGATCCCGAGACCCACGCGACGCGCTCCCGCAACAGCCCGTACCGGGGCATGGAGCTGCCCGGCGCGGTCGTGCACACCGTCTACCGCGGCCGCCGGGTCGTCGCCGACGGCGAGCTCACCCAGCCCGTGGTCCACGCCGACGCCCCCGAGGGCCGCGCATGA
- the pyrR gene encoding bifunctional pyr operon transcriptional regulator/uracil phosphoribosyltransferase PyrR, producing the protein MGGIPAAPRAARTVLTAPEIDRALTRIAHEILESNKGPEGLVLMGIPRRGVPLARRLAAVLHRIDPAFDPVSAVGEVDVTLYRDDLRRGTARTPAPTRLPDHPLDGAVVVLVDDVLFSGRTIRAALDALADLGRPAAVRLAVLVDRGHRELPIRADFVGKNLPTSTAERVQVRLTEVDGPDGSGEVPEDAVRIVDAPAETPREA; encoded by the coding sequence ATGGGAGGGATCCCCGCCGCACCTCGTGCTGCACGCACAGTGCTGACCGCACCCGAGATCGACCGGGCGCTGACGCGCATCGCCCACGAGATCCTCGAGTCCAACAAGGGTCCCGAGGGGCTCGTCCTGATGGGCATCCCGCGCCGGGGGGTGCCGCTCGCCCGCCGCCTCGCGGCCGTCCTCCACCGCATCGACCCGGCCTTCGACCCGGTCTCCGCCGTGGGCGAGGTGGACGTCACCCTCTACCGGGACGACCTCCGCCGCGGCACCGCCCGCACCCCCGCGCCCACCCGGCTGCCCGATCACCCGCTGGACGGCGCCGTCGTCGTGCTGGTGGACGACGTCCTGTTCTCCGGGCGCACCATCCGCGCCGCCCTGGACGCCCTCGCGGACCTGGGCCGCCCGGCCGCCGTGCGCCTGGCCGTGCTCGTGGACCGCGGGCACCGCGAGCTGCCGATCCGCGCCGACTTCGTGGGCAAGAACCTTCCGACCTCCACCGCCGAGCGTGTGCAGGTCCGCCTCACCGAGGTCGACGGGCCGGACGGCTCGGGCGAGGTCCCGGAGGACGCGGTGCGCATCGTCGACGCCCCCGCGGAGACCCCGAGGGAGGCCTGA
- the aroB gene encoding 3-dehydroquinate synthase, translating into MTEHQPDQSDPIAEHSAAAPEQDVTVIPVAGGPENRAGGGYDVVVGRGLLGRLPAVLGPQVRRVLVIHPRALRATGDVVKNDLEAAGLVSLTAEIPDAEEGKHLQVAGFCWQVLGQNDFTRSDAIVSVGGGAVSDLAGFVAATWLRGIRVVHMPTTLLGMVDAAVGGKTGINTAEGKNLVGAFHPPAGVLADLDTLLTLPSNELVSGLAEVVKCGFIADPRILELIEEAPEQAQNPHSAVLRELIERAVRVKAEVVSGDLREAGPREALNYGHTLGHAIEHAERYQWRHGAAVSVGLVFAAELARSLGRLDDATADRHWSVLQSLGLPVSYRGDRWQTLLEGIKRDKKNRGDQLRFVLLDGLARPTTVDIPDASLLFAAYQEIAE; encoded by the coding sequence ATGACGGAGCACCAGCCGGACCAGTCCGACCCCATCGCGGAGCATTCCGCCGCCGCACCCGAGCAGGACGTCACCGTGATCCCCGTCGCGGGGGGCCCGGAGAACCGGGCCGGCGGCGGGTACGACGTCGTCGTCGGACGCGGACTGCTGGGGCGCCTCCCGGCCGTGCTCGGCCCCCAGGTGCGCCGCGTCCTGGTGATCCACCCCCGCGCGCTGCGCGCCACCGGCGACGTCGTCAAGAACGACCTCGAGGCCGCCGGCCTGGTCTCCCTGACCGCGGAGATCCCGGACGCCGAGGAGGGCAAGCACCTCCAGGTCGCCGGCTTCTGCTGGCAGGTCCTCGGCCAGAACGACTTCACGCGCTCGGACGCGATCGTCTCCGTGGGCGGCGGCGCCGTCTCCGACCTCGCGGGCTTCGTGGCCGCCACCTGGCTGCGCGGCATCCGCGTGGTGCACATGCCCACGACGCTGCTCGGCATGGTCGACGCCGCCGTGGGCGGCAAGACCGGCATCAACACCGCCGAGGGAAAGAACCTCGTGGGCGCCTTCCACCCGCCGGCCGGCGTGCTCGCCGACCTGGACACGCTGCTGACCCTGCCCTCCAACGAGCTGGTCTCCGGCCTCGCCGAGGTCGTCAAGTGCGGCTTCATCGCCGACCCGCGCATCCTCGAGCTGATCGAGGAGGCCCCGGAGCAGGCGCAGAACCCCCACTCGGCCGTGCTGCGCGAGCTCATCGAGCGCGCCGTCCGGGTGAAGGCGGAAGTCGTCTCCGGCGACCTGCGCGAGGCCGGCCCCCGCGAGGCGCTCAACTACGGGCACACCCTCGGCCACGCGATCGAGCACGCCGAGCGCTACCAGTGGCGGCACGGCGCGGCCGTGTCCGTGGGCCTCGTGTTCGCCGCCGAGCTGGCGCGCTCCCTGGGCCGGCTCGACGACGCCACCGCGGACCGCCACTGGTCCGTCCTGCAGTCCCTCGGGCTCCCCGTCTCCTACCGGGGCGACCGCTGGCAGACGCTGCTCGAGGGCATCAAGCGGGACAAGAAGAACCGCGGCGACCAGCTGCGCTTCGTCCTCCTCGACGGCCTCGCCCGCCCGACGACGGTGGACATCCCGGACGCGTCCCTGCTGTTCGCGGCCTACCAGGAGATCGCCGAGTGA
- a CDS encoding aspartate carbamoyltransferase catalytic subunit yields the protein MRHLLDTADLTRAEALAVLDTAEEMAAVNAREVKKLPSLRGRTVVNLFLEDSTRTRISFEAAAKRLSADVISFSAKGSSVSKGESLKDTVQTLEAIGADAIVMRHWSSGAAAQLAASGWVDSAVVNAGDGTHAHPTQALLDAFTLRHHLAAHDGVAPTGTDLTGMHVVIVGDILHSRVARSNVWLLTLLGARVTLAAPPTLLPVGVASWPARVTYSLDEALADAPDAVMMLRVQAERMGGAYFPSAGEYTRLWGLNPARFERLTRQSGSRLDTPLVMHPGPMNRGLEICDAAADSPQNTVLEQVANGVSVRMAVLHLVLNQDPALAPQEARP from the coding sequence GTGCGCCACCTGCTCGACACCGCGGACCTGACCCGCGCCGAGGCCCTCGCCGTGCTGGACACCGCCGAGGAGATGGCGGCCGTCAACGCGCGCGAGGTGAAGAAGCTGCCCTCCCTGCGCGGCCGCACGGTGGTGAACCTCTTCCTCGAGGACTCCACCCGCACCCGCATCTCCTTCGAGGCCGCGGCCAAGCGCCTCTCCGCGGACGTCATCAGCTTCTCCGCCAAGGGCTCCTCCGTGTCCAAGGGCGAGTCCCTGAAGGACACCGTGCAGACCCTCGAGGCCATCGGCGCGGACGCGATCGTCATGCGCCACTGGTCCTCCGGCGCGGCGGCCCAGCTGGCGGCCTCCGGCTGGGTGGACTCCGCCGTGGTGAACGCCGGCGACGGCACCCACGCCCACCCCACCCAGGCCCTGCTGGACGCCTTCACGCTGCGCCACCACCTGGCCGCCCACGACGGCGTCGCCCCCACGGGCACCGACCTCACCGGCATGCACGTCGTGATCGTGGGCGACATCCTGCACTCCCGCGTCGCCCGCTCCAACGTGTGGCTGCTGACGCTGCTGGGCGCCCGCGTGACGCTGGCCGCCCCGCCCACGCTGCTGCCCGTGGGCGTGGCCTCCTGGCCGGCCCGGGTGACCTACTCCCTGGACGAGGCCCTCGCCGACGCCCCCGACGCCGTCATGATGCTCCGCGTGCAGGCCGAGCGCATGGGCGGGGCCTACTTCCCGTCCGCGGGGGAGTACACCCGCCTCTGGGGGCTGAACCCGGCGCGGTTCGAGCGCCTGACCCGCCAGTCCGGATCCCGCCTGGACACGCCGCTGGTCATGCACCCCGGCCCCATGAACCGCGGCCTGGAGATCTGCGACGCCGCCGCGGACTCCCCGCAGAACACCGTCCTGGAGCAGGTGGCCAACGGCGTGTCCGTGCGCATGGCCGTGCTGCACCTCGTGCTGAACCAGGATCCCGCCCTCGCCCCCCAGGAGGCCCGCCCGTGA
- the efp gene encoding elongation factor P yields the protein MATTNDIKNGSVLNLEGQLWNVIEFQHVKPGKGGAFVRTKMRNITSGKVVDKTFNAGTKVEFATVDRSDYQYLYQDGEDYVFMDVKDYDQITVPAAVVGDAAKYMLENTQVVIAMNEGTPLYLEMPASVVLEITYTEPGLQGDRSSAGTKPATVETGAEIQVPLFVEQGTRVKVNTTNGEYLGRVND from the coding sequence GTGGCCACGACCAACGACATCAAGAACGGCTCCGTGCTCAACCTGGAGGGCCAGCTCTGGAACGTCATCGAGTTCCAGCACGTGAAGCCGGGCAAGGGCGGCGCCTTCGTGCGCACCAAGATGCGCAACATCACCTCCGGCAAGGTCGTGGACAAGACCTTCAACGCCGGCACCAAGGTCGAGTTCGCCACCGTGGACCGCTCGGACTACCAGTACCTGTACCAGGACGGCGAGGACTACGTCTTCATGGACGTCAAGGACTACGACCAGATCACGGTGCCCGCCGCCGTCGTGGGCGACGCCGCCAAGTACATGTTGGAGAACACCCAGGTGGTCATCGCCATGAACGAGGGCACGCCGCTGTACCTCGAGATGCCCGCCTCCGTGGTGTTGGAGATCACCTACACCGAGCCGGGCCTGCAGGGCGACCGCTCCTCCGCCGGCACCAAGCCCGCCACCGTGGAGACCGGCGCCGAGATCCAGGTGCCGCTGTTCGTGGAGCAGGGCACCCGCGTCAAGGTGAACACCACCAACGGCGAGTACCTGGGCCGCGTCAATGACTGA